A single genomic interval of Haloterrigena salifodinae harbors:
- a CDS encoding response regulator, whose product MTNNRETEPIQILLVEDNPGDVRLVEEAFREAGVSTTFHTAHDGDAALEFLRDQRDGVDATELSLVLLDLNLPRTSGFDVLEAIKTEPDVCAPPVLVLTSSEAAEDIARSYELCANAYLTKPSDPDEFTEIGRAVEAFWFDEATLPPASA is encoded by the coding sequence GTGACCAACAATCGTGAGACCGAGCCGATACAGATTTTGCTCGTCGAAGATAATCCCGGCGACGTTCGGCTAGTCGAGGAAGCGTTCCGGGAGGCCGGCGTCTCGACGACCTTTCACACGGCCCACGACGGTGATGCGGCCCTCGAGTTCCTTCGCGATCAGCGGGACGGCGTCGACGCCACCGAGCTGAGTCTGGTCCTCCTCGATCTGAACCTGCCCCGGACGAGCGGGTTCGACGTCCTCGAGGCAATCAAGACCGAGCCTGACGTGTGCGCGCCGCCGGTGCTCGTGCTCACGAGTTCCGAGGCGGCCGAGGATATCGCCCGGAGCTACGAGCTCTGTGCGAACGCCTACCTTACCAAGCCGAGCGATCCCGACGAGTTCACCGAGATCGGCCGGGCCGTCGAAGCGTTCTGGTTCGACGAGGCGACGTTGCCCCCCGCGTCCGCGTAG
- a CDS encoding VOC family protein, producing MPTAIPGLHHVTAIASDPQRNYEFYTEALGLRLVKRSVNQDDVSVYHLFYADHEGTPGTSMTFFPYTDARDGRVGAGQASAVSFLVPDGSLDYWRERLADAGAEPGEPRERFGDTVLPFTDPDGLPLELVARADAPPANLPESPVPHAHAIRGFFGVTLSLTGADPTGDLLKEMGYRQTDRDGTRKRYTADGDLGFVVDIVEDPEARRGVPGAGTVHHVAFQVAEDEQEDWRQFLIDCGLRPTEIIDRKWFKSVYAREYGTVLFEYATKSPGYTVDEELEALGDRLVLPEWLEDRREEIEDRLPELSP from the coding sequence ATGCCGACGGCAATTCCCGGCCTCCACCACGTCACCGCCATCGCGAGCGATCCACAGCGAAACTACGAGTTCTACACCGAGGCGCTCGGGCTCCGACTCGTCAAGCGAAGCGTCAATCAGGACGACGTCTCGGTCTACCACCTCTTCTACGCCGACCACGAGGGAACGCCGGGAACGAGCATGACCTTCTTCCCCTACACCGACGCCCGCGACGGACGGGTCGGCGCGGGCCAGGCTAGCGCGGTCTCGTTTCTCGTTCCCGACGGCTCGCTCGACTACTGGCGCGAGCGACTCGCCGACGCCGGCGCCGAACCGGGGGAACCGCGCGAGCGGTTCGGCGACACCGTCCTCCCGTTTACCGACCCCGACGGATTGCCGCTGGAGCTGGTCGCTCGCGCGGACGCGCCGCCGGCGAACCTCCCGGAGAGTCCCGTTCCCCACGCCCACGCGATCCGCGGCTTCTTCGGCGTGACCCTCTCGCTGACCGGCGCCGATCCGACCGGCGACCTGCTGAAGGAGATGGGCTACCGCCAGACTGACCGCGACGGCACGCGCAAGCGCTACACGGCCGACGGCGACCTGGGTTTCGTCGTCGATATCGTGGAGGATCCGGAGGCGCGACGCGGGGTCCCCGGCGCCGGCACCGTCCACCACGTCGCGTTCCAGGTCGCCGAAGACGAACAGGAGGACTGGCGCCAGTTCCTGATCGACTGCGGGCTACGACCCACCGAGATCATCGACCGTAAGTGGTTCAAATCGGTCTACGCCCGCGAGTACGGCACCGTGCTCTTCGAGTACGCCACCAAATCCCCCGGCTACACGGTCGACGAAGAACTCGAGGCGCTCGGCGACCGGCTCGTCCTCCCCGAGTGGCTCGAGGACCGACGCGAGGAGATCGAGGACAGGTTGCCGGAGTTGTCCCCGTAA
- a CDS encoding HVO_0649 family zinc finger protein — protein MVPRRAHGRSDFEWIRERYENTEKRCSECGYVDEEGNWTSHTDGQRIVYRHVCPSCEASHEHVFDLGN, from the coding sequence ATGGTACCGCGGCGCGCTCACGGGCGATCAGATTTCGAATGGATACGTGAGCGCTACGAGAACACCGAGAAGCGATGTTCGGAGTGTGGCTACGTGGACGAGGAGGGAAACTGGACGAGCCATACGGACGGCCAGCGGATCGTGTATCGGCACGTCTGCCCGAGTTGTGAGGCCAGTCACGAACACGTATTCGATCTCGGTAACTGA
- a CDS encoding alpha/beta fold hydrolase, which translates to MGATLTQRFDTGQFDGRYPYVRVGHGPETLLVIPGIGDAMFDGAYGRTDAVTTAATFRRFLADYTVYLVSRPRGLEDRQSIGAMARDYERVLADHVGTASVLGLSMGGLIGQELARERPDLVDRLVLGVSGCRIAESGRPLVRELHRLALEGEWTEIRARLYEAMFTGAWRRAVPLLSRTVGRVHPPNPADPRDVPISFEAVRDYDGTDRLADLESRTLVIGGTDDPFFPEGILRETYEGLPDGQLAMFSGARHGAFLERKAGFDDWVVRFLRGETATRVRQ; encoded by the coding sequence ATGGGAGCCACACTGACGCAACGGTTCGACACCGGACAGTTCGACGGCCGGTACCCGTACGTCCGCGTCGGCCACGGTCCGGAGACGCTGCTCGTGATCCCCGGTATCGGCGACGCGATGTTCGACGGGGCGTACGGCCGCACCGACGCGGTGACGACCGCCGCCACATTCCGCCGATTTCTCGCCGACTACACCGTCTATCTGGTCAGCCGCCCACGCGGACTCGAGGACCGTCAATCGATCGGCGCGATGGCCCGCGACTACGAGCGCGTCCTCGCGGACCACGTCGGAACGGCGTCCGTGCTGGGGCTCTCGATGGGCGGGCTGATCGGGCAAGAGCTCGCCCGCGAGCGGCCCGACCTGGTCGACCGACTCGTCCTCGGCGTCTCGGGCTGTCGGATCGCGGAGAGCGGCCGGCCGCTCGTCCGCGAACTCCATCGCTTAGCCCTCGAGGGCGAGTGGACCGAGATCCGGGCCCGACTCTACGAGGCCATGTTCACGGGCGCCTGGCGTCGAGCCGTGCCGTTGCTCTCCCGGACGGTCGGACGAGTCCACCCGCCGAACCCCGCCGATCCGCGAGACGTGCCGATCTCCTTCGAGGCGGTCCGCGACTACGATGGGACTGACCGCCTCGCGGACCTCGAGTCCCGAACGCTGGTCATCGGCGGCACTGACGACCCGTTCTTCCCCGAGGGGATCCTCCGCGAGACCTACGAGGGGCTCCCGGACGGCCAACTCGCGATGTTCTCCGGCGCCCGTCACGGTGCCTTCCTCGAGCGAAAGGCGGGGTTCGACGACTGGGTCGTGCGGTTTCTCCGCGGCGAAACAGCGACTCGAGTGCGGCAGTAA
- a CDS encoding DMT family transporter, which yields MTEKGYLTLFVLLAIAWGTAFAAIEVGLATLPPILFAAFRLDVAALLFAGAIVGLGREWRPRTRTDWITIGVAGGLMVGAHYGLLFIGQSYVSSAVAAIVLSLTPIATPPLALALLPQERLRAPAVVGLFVGLAGVVVIALSGGSLGGQAIGVGLLFGSAFAFAVGSVLTERLQRTLPVLSLQTWAMALGAGILHGVSYAHPGETVPSLAAWTTATVAALAYLGIVATAGGFLAYFLLLDRIGASQLSLVNYASPVVAALVGWALLGESITLATVSGFGMIVLGFALCQLPSLWRLLAPVAGYKPRRRPAADDCVVVDGNVYVPDDRDTGRASCAASAAD from the coding sequence ATGACTGAAAAGGGATATCTAACGCTCTTCGTTCTCCTCGCTATCGCTTGGGGGACCGCCTTCGCGGCGATCGAGGTCGGGCTGGCGACGCTGCCGCCGATCCTCTTTGCGGCCTTCCGGCTCGACGTCGCGGCACTATTGTTTGCCGGCGCCATCGTCGGCCTCGGACGGGAGTGGCGACCCCGGACGCGCACCGACTGGATAACGATCGGCGTCGCGGGCGGGCTGATGGTCGGCGCTCATTACGGGCTGTTGTTCATCGGTCAGTCGTACGTCTCGAGCGCCGTCGCCGCGATCGTCCTGAGTCTGACGCCGATCGCGACGCCGCCGCTCGCACTCGCACTCCTCCCGCAGGAACGGCTCCGTGCACCCGCCGTCGTCGGCCTCTTCGTCGGGCTCGCCGGCGTCGTCGTGATCGCGCTTTCGGGCGGCTCGCTCGGCGGACAGGCGATCGGCGTCGGCCTGCTGTTCGGTTCGGCGTTCGCCTTCGCGGTGGGCTCGGTACTGACCGAACGATTGCAGCGAACGCTGCCGGTACTGTCGTTGCAGACGTGGGCGATGGCTCTCGGCGCGGGGATCCTGCACGGCGTGAGCTACGCTCACCCGGGCGAAACCGTCCCCTCGCTGGCTGCGTGGACGACCGCGACGGTCGCCGCGCTCGCGTACCTGGGGATCGTCGCCACTGCGGGCGGGTTCCTCGCGTACTTCCTCCTGCTCGACCGCATCGGCGCGAGCCAGCTCAGCCTCGTCAATTACGCGTCGCCCGTCGTCGCCGCTCTCGTCGGCTGGGCGCTGCTGGGCGAATCGATCACGCTCGCGACGGTCAGCGGGTTCGGGATGATCGTCCTCGGCTTCGCCCTCTGTCAGCTCCCGTCGCTCTGGCGACTGCTGGCGCCGGTCGCCGGCTACAAACCGCGGCGCCGGCCGGCCGCGGACGATTGTGTCGTCGTCGACGGCAACGTCTACGTCCCCGACGACCGCGATACCGGTCGCGCCTCCTGTGCCGCATCCGCCGCGGACTGA